One window from the genome of Candidatus Didemnitutus sp. encodes:
- a CDS encoding DUF4203 domain-containing protein: MHIDADLYPWFSVAALVWGLLDCFFGYRVFKLTITLLGAVTGAILAQMAAQAAGLGSGAEIAALLVGALLGAGLAFLLYLAGVFIAGFGFGATLALLLLSHFHRMVALLAAVIVGLIGGIAAVKLQRVVIILATALMGSFRAILALMYFTNQLDWIYYIRQPQQIPAVIDTNTWVFPSVLVLAAVGAIAQFEIGGGKGGGGSGAKKKKDKKEKSEKD; encoded by the coding sequence GTGCATATCGACGCCGACCTGTATCCGTGGTTTTCCGTCGCCGCCCTCGTGTGGGGGCTCCTCGACTGTTTCTTCGGGTATCGCGTTTTCAAGCTGACCATCACGCTGCTCGGCGCAGTCACCGGTGCCATCCTCGCGCAAATGGCGGCGCAAGCCGCCGGCCTCGGCAGCGGCGCGGAAATCGCGGCGCTGCTCGTCGGCGCGTTGCTCGGCGCGGGGCTGGCGTTCCTGCTCTATCTCGCCGGCGTGTTCATTGCGGGCTTCGGCTTCGGGGCGACGCTCGCGCTGCTGCTGCTTTCCCATTTCCACCGGATGGTCGCGCTGCTCGCCGCGGTGATCGTGGGCCTCATCGGCGGCATCGCCGCGGTGAAGCTGCAACGCGTGGTGATCATCCTCGCAACGGCGTTGATGGGGTCGTTCCGCGCGATCCTCGCGCTGATGTATTTCACCAATCAGCTGGATTGGATCTACTACATCCGGCAGCCGCAGCAGATCCCGGCCGTGATCGACACGAACACCTGGGTTTTCCCATCGGTGCTCGTGCTCGCAGCGGTGGGCGCGATCGCGCAATTCGAAATCGGCGGCGGCAAGGGTGGCGGAGGCTCCGGCGCGAAAAAGAAGAAGGACAAAAAGGAAAAGTCCGAGAAGGACTAA
- the lysA gene encoding diaminopimelate decarboxylase, protein MHHFHYVGNQLHAEGVDLSTVAGLHGTPTYVYSAQTIADNYRRLAASLSGLDLKICYAMKANSTLSVLRHFANLGAAFDLVSGGELRRVVVAGGSPGESVFAGVGKSEAEIRLALETGVYSFHVESEPELARIDRLAGQLGKKAPIAIRINPDVDAHTHAKITTGKSENKFGIPLKFAAAAYAAAAKYPHVELTGVQMHIGSQLTQVGPFVEAAQKVLPFVEELKKLYGIRYFSVGGGIGVVYQDALASGAAAWWDAKPEGERPLTPEAYGAALKPLLAPLGLKILLEPGRFLVGNAGVLVSRVEYVKRGQGKSFVILDAAMNDLVRPAMYEAYHELVPVVRDSARPALTADIVGPVCESGDCFAKDRTLQEVREGELVAFMTAGAYGYTMAGRYNTRPMPAEVLVSGNRFELVNAREAYENMFAGEKIPGFLKS, encoded by the coding sequence GTGCACCACTTCCACTACGTCGGGAATCAACTCCACGCCGAGGGCGTCGATCTCAGCACGGTCGCGGGCCTTCACGGCACGCCGACCTACGTCTACAGCGCGCAAACGATCGCGGACAACTACCGCAGACTCGCCGCCAGCCTCTCGGGCCTCGATCTGAAGATCTGCTACGCGATGAAGGCGAATTCGACGCTCTCCGTCCTGCGCCACTTCGCCAACCTCGGTGCGGCCTTCGACCTCGTCAGCGGCGGCGAACTCCGCCGCGTGGTCGTCGCTGGCGGCTCGCCCGGCGAGAGCGTCTTTGCCGGCGTCGGCAAATCCGAAGCCGAAATCCGCCTCGCGCTCGAGACCGGTGTTTACAGCTTCCACGTCGAGAGCGAGCCCGAGCTCGCCCGCATCGATCGCCTCGCCGGCCAGCTCGGCAAAAAAGCACCGATCGCCATCCGCATCAACCCCGACGTCGACGCCCACACGCACGCCAAGATCACCACCGGCAAGAGCGAGAACAAGTTCGGCATCCCGCTGAAGTTCGCCGCCGCCGCCTACGCCGCCGCCGCGAAATACCCGCACGTCGAGCTCACGGGGGTGCAGATGCACATCGGCTCGCAGCTCACGCAGGTCGGCCCGTTCGTCGAGGCCGCGCAGAAGGTGCTGCCGTTCGTCGAGGAGCTGAAAAAACTCTACGGCATCCGCTACTTCTCCGTCGGCGGTGGCATCGGCGTCGTCTATCAGGATGCCCTCGCCAGCGGCGCCGCCGCGTGGTGGGACGCGAAACCCGAGGGCGAGCGCCCGCTGACGCCCGAGGCCTACGGCGCCGCGCTGAAGCCGCTTCTCGCGCCGCTCGGCCTGAAAATTCTCCTCGAACCCGGCCGCTTCCTCGTCGGCAACGCCGGCGTGCTCGTCTCGCGCGTCGAATACGTGAAGCGCGGCCAGGGCAAATCGTTCGTCATCCTCGACGCGGCGATGAACGACCTCGTCCGCCCCGCGATGTATGAGGCCTACCACGAACTCGTGCCGGTCGTGCGCGACTCCGCGCGCCCCGCGCTGACGGCCGACATCGTCGGACCCGTTTGCGAGAGCGGCGATTGCTTTGCCAAGGATCGCACGCTGCAGGAGGTGCGCGAAGGCGAACTCGTCGCGTTCATGACCGCCGGCGCCTACGGCTACACCATGGCCGGCCGCTACAACACCCGTCCGATGCCCGCCGAGGTGCTCGTCTCCGGCAACCGCTTCGAACTCGTCAACGCCCGCGAAGCCTACGAAAACATGTTCGCCGGGGAGAAGATTCCCGGTTTCCTGAAAAGCTGA
- a CDS encoding NAD(P)-dependent glycerol-3-phosphate dehydrogenase — MTEEQSVRFAIIGAGAWGTAVAAHLARCGQNATLITRRSEHALAMQLARENRDYLPGIKLPENLTVTSDFRAGLIGADVVLVASPSHALRAWCEQIKTVLAEAERLRLFISLVKGLEIGTHLRPSEVMAEILPGVNVATLTGPTNAAEVARGLPAAMVLAAARSDAFVARVQAAMSSPSLRIYTSDDLPGAEYGACLKNIYAIASGFCDGLKLGDNAKAALLTRALTEMVRVGEALGAKRETFYGLSGFGDLVATCHGAWSRNREFGQRIGEGKTVEELMAGRKTVVEGHRSTDAFHGLCVERGITAPIMTEVRSILYENKKPADALYALMTRELKRETHAPFAVKA, encoded by the coding sequence GTGACGGAAGAGCAGTCAGTTCGTTTTGCCATCATCGGCGCCGGCGCCTGGGGCACGGCCGTGGCTGCGCACCTCGCGCGCTGCGGGCAGAATGCCACGCTCATCACCCGCCGCTCCGAGCACGCGCTCGCGATGCAGCTCGCGCGCGAGAACCGCGATTATCTGCCCGGCATCAAGCTCCCGGAAAATCTCACCGTCACCTCCGATTTTCGCGCCGGCCTCATCGGCGCCGATGTCGTGCTCGTCGCCAGCCCCTCGCACGCGCTGCGCGCCTGGTGCGAGCAGATCAAGACCGTGCTCGCTGAGGCCGAGCGCCTCCGGCTCTTCATCAGTCTCGTCAAGGGCCTCGAAATCGGCACGCACCTGCGTCCGAGCGAGGTCATGGCCGAAATCCTCCCCGGCGTGAACGTCGCGACGCTCACCGGCCCGACCAACGCGGCCGAAGTCGCGCGCGGGTTGCCCGCCGCGATGGTGCTCGCCGCCGCGCGCTCCGATGCGTTCGTCGCCCGTGTGCAGGCCGCCATGAGCAGCCCGTCGCTGCGCATCTACACCAGCGACGACCTGCCCGGCGCCGAATACGGCGCGTGCCTGAAAAACATCTACGCGATCGCGTCCGGCTTTTGCGACGGTCTCAAGCTCGGCGACAACGCCAAGGCCGCCCTGCTCACGCGCGCGCTGACCGAGATGGTCCGCGTCGGCGAAGCGCTCGGCGCCAAACGCGAGACCTTCTACGGCCTTTCCGGTTTCGGCGACCTCGTCGCGACCTGCCACGGCGCGTGGAGCCGTAATCGCGAGTTCGGTCAGCGCATCGGCGAGGGCAAAACGGTCGAGGAGTTGATGGCCGGTCGCAAAACTGTCGTCGAAGGCCACCGTTCCACCGACGCGTTTCACGGCCTCTGCGTCGAGCGCGGCATCACGGCGCCGATCATGACCGAGGTGCGATCGATCCTCTACGAAAACAAGAAACCGGCCGACGCGCTCTACGCGCTCATGACGCGCGAGCTGAAGCGCGAGACGCACGCTCCCTTCGCGGTGAAGGCCTGA
- a CDS encoding glycerate kinase yields MRALVAFDKFKDSLDAAAACRIAAEALRSARPDWQIELCPLADGGDGFAEILTRAAGGELRRVTVTGPLGTPVEAQFGLAEAPAAARPLVGAGKIALIEMAQASGLALVPPAQRNPWRTTTRGTGELILAAARENVSAIVLGVGGSATHDAGLGALAALGLTARAADGAAIENPIPETWAALAKIDGRIATPLPPLYVATDVTNPLMGTFGAASVYAPQKGLLEEDFTRLEYMTGRVAAMLCTLAGKHPLLCETPGCGAAGGLAFGLHCAADATLLRGFDLVSAWLGLDTRLATADIVITGEGRFDASSLAGKAAGEIARRALALGKRVHVFAGAVATPPEGFLAHSITPSGTDLATALRGAPENLAAAVRDAFTRFP; encoded by the coding sequence ATGCGTGCTCTCGTCGCGTTCGACAAATTCAAGGACTCCCTCGACGCAGCCGCGGCGTGTCGCATCGCCGCTGAAGCCCTGCGCAGCGCGCGGCCCGACTGGCAGATCGAACTCTGCCCGCTCGCCGACGGCGGTGATGGCTTCGCGGAAATCCTGACGCGCGCCGCCGGAGGCGAACTGCGCCGCGTGACGGTCACCGGCCCGCTCGGCACGCCGGTCGAGGCGCAGTTCGGCCTCGCTGAAGCGCCCGCCGCGGCGCGGCCGCTGGTGGGCGCCGGAAAAATCGCGCTCATCGAAATGGCGCAGGCGTCCGGTCTCGCCCTCGTTCCGCCGGCGCAACGCAACCCGTGGCGGACGACGACGCGCGGCACCGGCGAACTCATCCTCGCCGCCGCGCGCGAGAACGTTTCCGCCATCGTGCTCGGTGTCGGTGGCAGCGCGACGCACGACGCCGGTCTCGGCGCGCTCGCCGCACTCGGCCTCACGGCGCGCGCGGCGGACGGGGCGGCGATCGAGAATCCGATTCCCGAAACCTGGGCTGCGTTGGCGAAGATCGACGGCCGCATCGCGACGCCATTGCCGCCGCTCTACGTCGCCACGGATGTGACGAACCCGCTCATGGGCACGTTCGGCGCCGCGAGCGTCTACGCCCCGCAGAAGGGATTGCTCGAGGAGGATTTCACGCGGCTCGAATACATGACCGGCCGCGTCGCCGCGATGCTGTGCACACTCGCGGGCAAACATCCGCTGCTCTGCGAGACACCCGGTTGCGGCGCCGCGGGCGGGCTGGCCTTCGGACTGCATTGCGCTGCGGACGCGACGCTGTTGCGCGGTTTCGATCTGGTTTCCGCGTGGCTCGGACTCGACACGCGCCTCGCCACGGCGGACATCGTGATCACAGGCGAGGGGCGTTTCGATGCGAGCTCGCTCGCCGGCAAGGCGGCGGGCGAAATCGCGCGTCGCGCGCTCGCGCTCGGGAAAAGGGTCCACGTCTTCGCCGGCGCTGTTGCGACGCCCCCGGAGGGATTTCTCGCTCATTCGATCACGCCGTCGGGCACCGACCTCGCGACCGCCCTGCGCGGTGCGCCGGAAAATCTCGCCGCCGCCGTGCGCGACGCTTTCACCCGCTTCCCATGA
- a CDS encoding cupin domain-containing protein produces MKTRCSILVLGAVLLAAGRLCSAEKPAFPVHEMPGGSFVVHASEVKEQVKPTSARADYCDQATPTLTRFEVHRTTLQPGAKPHDAHRHEREEMMILLDGELEASIEGVYTRIGAGSVLFMASNDLHGVKNVGEKPATYLVLNFYTAAGAKIPPGKKPAISSTVWDWAKIPVKSSPATERRDFVNASTRTLPKFELHVTTLHAGAPQHGGKHPDEQFFVMKEGQMDAVAGGQTIRVGPGDLFFAASDQEFGWHHVGDQPATYYVVRFSTPATPSAPAAH; encoded by the coding sequence ATGAAAACCCGCTGTTCGATCCTTGTTCTCGGCGCCGTGCTGCTCGCGGCCGGTCGTTTGTGCTCCGCGGAGAAGCCCGCCTTTCCCGTGCACGAAATGCCGGGCGGCTCCTTCGTCGTGCATGCGTCCGAGGTGAAGGAACAGGTCAAGCCGACCAGCGCGCGCGCGGACTATTGCGATCAGGCGACGCCGACGCTCACGCGCTTCGAGGTGCATCGCACGACGCTCCAGCCCGGGGCGAAGCCGCACGACGCCCACCGCCACGAGCGCGAGGAGATGATGATCCTCCTCGACGGCGAGCTCGAGGCCTCCATCGAGGGCGTCTACACCCGCATCGGCGCCGGCTCGGTGCTGTTCATGGCGTCGAACGATCTTCACGGGGTGAAGAACGTCGGGGAAAAGCCCGCGACCTACCTCGTGTTGAATTTCTACACCGCCGCCGGCGCAAAAATCCCGCCGGGCAAGAAGCCCGCGATCAGCTCGACGGTTTGGGATTGGGCGAAGATCCCGGTGAAGTCCTCCCCGGCGACCGAGCGGCGCGACTTCGTGAACGCCAGCACGCGCACGCTCCCGAAGTTCGAACTGCATGTCACGACCTTGCATGCCGGCGCTCCGCAGCACGGCGGCAAGCATCCCGACGAACAGTTCTTCGTGATGAAGGAGGGGCAGATGGACGCCGTGGCGGGGGGCCAGACGATCCGCGTCGGCCCGGGCGACCTCTTCTTCGCCGCCTCGGACCAGGAGTTTGGCTGGCATCATGTAGGCGATCAGCCAGCCACTTACTACGTTGTGCGTTTCAGCACGCCGGCGACGCCGAGCGCGCCCGCGGCGCATTAA